The following coding sequences lie in one Treponema socranskii subsp. buccale genomic window:
- a CDS encoding Na/Pi cotransporter family protein: MNGIRTLAQLIGSLGFLLYGMKLMSGGIQKSAGEKLQSVLGFMTGNRFIALLTGMIVTMIIQSSGATTVMIVSFVNAGLITLTQSVGVILGANIGTTITAWIVALFGFNFNIATFAIPIFGFGFLLTALKKLRAQNIGEAIMGFALLFVGLSMLSGTITVRDTGLLSFITKFQSSGILSIALAAIAGVVLTAILHSSSALTAIILTMAYNRLLTWETSCAMVIGSNVGSTIDSILAAFGTKVNARRACFVHVMFNVAGAVLSLIFFHPLLAFVDFIVPGPVESDITYHIAMMHTAFNVITALIFLPFIKYIASGTEKIIKPKASDALSDYRLEPLSAHTKGSALAGIIRVEKEIADMTDIVSDMFDRIQSGIKNRSQAFIDEHVAPLVQAENYVDQMHVRLSHYIVQCEHLPVSENQLNNLSIMLQIVDELESMTDDCLSIAMLLQKSIVKKMSFLQEDLDDLIPYIELAREFLQFIRINANKHLDAEKLTFAKEIEDQIDSFRRTLKKKAQKRLENGADVASELLYIDLVRHIEKFGDRAFSISALLAQTV, translated from the coding sequence GTGAACGGTATACGGACACTTGCGCAGCTCATCGGCAGCCTCGGATTCCTTTTGTACGGCATGAAGCTTATGAGCGGCGGCATTCAAAAGAGTGCGGGAGAAAAACTTCAAAGCGTCCTCGGCTTTATGACCGGCAACCGATTCATTGCGCTTCTCACCGGTATGATCGTGACGATGATAATTCAATCGTCGGGTGCGACGACGGTCATGATCGTTTCGTTCGTAAATGCGGGACTCATCACGCTGACGCAGTCAGTCGGTGTCATCTTGGGTGCAAATATCGGTACGACGATCACTGCATGGATCGTAGCATTATTCGGTTTTAATTTTAATATCGCGACATTTGCGATTCCGATTTTCGGATTCGGCTTTTTGCTTACCGCGCTGAAAAAACTTAGAGCACAGAATATCGGCGAAGCGATTATGGGATTCGCACTTTTGTTCGTCGGGCTTTCCATGCTTTCCGGTACGATCACCGTACGCGATACGGGGCTGCTTTCTTTTATAACAAAATTTCAAAGCTCCGGCATTCTGTCGATCGCGCTCGCGGCTATTGCGGGCGTCGTGCTTACGGCGATTTTACATTCATCGAGCGCACTGACCGCAATCATTTTGACAATGGCATACAATCGCTTGCTCACGTGGGAAACTTCGTGCGCTATGGTTATCGGCAGCAACGTCGGCTCTACAATCGATTCGATCCTTGCAGCATTCGGTACGAAAGTAAACGCCCGCCGCGCGTGTTTCGTTCATGTCATGTTCAACGTTGCCGGTGCCGTCCTTTCGCTTATATTTTTTCATCCGCTGCTCGCATTTGTCGACTTTATCGTTCCCGGTCCTGTCGAAAGCGATATCACGTATCACATCGCGATGATGCATACGGCATTCAATGTCATTACCGCGCTCATATTCCTTCCGTTTATAAAATACATCGCGTCCGGTACGGAAAAAATTATTAAACCGAAAGCATCCGATGCGCTGAGCGACTATCGGCTCGAACCGCTGTCGGCACATACGAAAGGCAGCGCGCTCGCCGGGATCATCAGGGTAGAAAAAGAAATCGCGGACATGACCGATATCGTATCGGATATGTTCGACCGCATCCAATCGGGGATTAAAAACCGTTCGCAGGCATTTATCGATGAACACGTTGCCCCGCTCGTGCAGGCGGAAAATTACGTCGATCAAATGCACGTACGACTTTCACACTACATCGTGCAATGCGAACACCTTCCGGTCAGCGAAAATCAACTTAACAATCTGTCGATCATGCTGCAGATCGTCGATGAGCTGGAGAGTATGACGGACGACTGCTTAAGCATCGCAATGCTGTTACAAAAAAGTATCGTAAAAAAAATGTCGTTTTTGCAGGAAGATTTGGACGACCTCATTCCTTATATCGAACTCGCGCGGGAATTTTTGCAGTTTATCCGTATCAATGCAAATAAACATCTCGACGCCGAAAAGCTCACATTTGCAAAGGAAATAGAAGATCAAATCGATTCGTTCCGCAGAACGCTCAAAAAGAAAGCGCAAAAGCGGCTCGAAAACGGTGCGGATGTGGCATCCGAATTATTGTATATCGATCTCGTGCGGCATATAGAAAAATTCGGCGACAGGGCTTTTTCGATTTCCGCTCTGCTCGCACAAACCGTATAA
- a CDS encoding YfcE family phosphodiesterase, with protein sequence MITLKQTERHLLGAKRDIDSLAKKESARILVLSDSHGQRELFRLIVEKAGPSCDALVFCGDGAGDFVSCMDDAASDEAFAELVPPVAAFVEGNGDADRFPVRFNPAGKKSSDVFYELIIPKRQILLAAGHVIYAVHGHEQGAYYGTDALERECEAAGADIALYGHTHIAAEIRRSVYIVNPGSISYPRSLTPPSFAVLELDGKNSNAVFYRIDAHLDGIRFTPFTPKKTSLWI encoded by the coding sequence ATGATTACGCTCAAACAGACGGAGCGTCATCTGCTCGGCGCAAAGCGTGATATCGATTCTCTTGCAAAAAAAGAAAGTGCGCGCATTCTCGTTCTTTCCGATTCTCACGGGCAGCGTGAACTTTTCCGCCTCATCGTTGAAAAGGCCGGCCCCTCGTGCGATGCCCTCGTTTTTTGCGGCGACGGTGCGGGCGATTTCGTTTCGTGTATGGACGATGCGGCGAGCGACGAAGCATTTGCCGAGCTCGTGCCGCCGGTTGCGGCCTTTGTCGAAGGCAACGGAGACGCCGACAGGTTTCCCGTGCGCTTTAATCCCGCAGGTAAAAAATCGTCCGACGTTTTTTATGAATTGATCATTCCCAAGCGGCAGATTTTACTGGCGGCCGGTCACGTGATCTATGCGGTGCACGGTCACGAACAGGGCGCGTATTACGGAACGGATGCACTCGAACGCGAGTGCGAAGCTGCCGGCGCCGACATCGCGCTCTACGGGCACACGCATATTGCGGCCGAAATTCGCCGGAGCGTCTACATCGTAAACCCCGGAAGCATTTCCTATCCGCGATCTCTCACGCCTCCGTCGTTTGCCGTTCTCGAACTCGACGGAAAAAACAGCAACGCCGTTTTTTACCGCATCGACGCGCATCTCGACGGTATACGCTTTACGCCGTTTACACCGAAAAAGACGTCGCTGTGGATCTAG
- a CDS encoding DUF308 domain-containing protein, giving the protein MRKTDFMLGALLALVALMMIIAPEQCIKVAVVALGIEAVVNGIFNLIKIRQLVDDKSFQLTVIVRSVISIVIGILAVFLPLRFAEAMWTIMLYVLAAYLLASAFLELYMLAKLRDTNIERRRYMLEVIISLVGAIVLFIVPQQIGLVLVRILGVLLLAVSAGYMLFEWHDRPIVVDEVEVVDDVQPPVSDTPPAGNAENRRTGE; this is encoded by the coding sequence ATGAGAAAAACCGATTTTATGCTCGGCGCATTGCTTGCACTCGTTGCACTCATGATGATCATTGCGCCGGAACAATGTATAAAAGTCGCCGTCGTCGCACTGGGTATCGAAGCCGTTGTCAACGGTATTTTTAACTTGATCAAAATACGGCAGCTTGTCGACGATAAATCTTTTCAGCTTACGGTCATCGTCCGAAGCGTTATCAGTATCGTTATCGGTATTCTCGCCGTCTTTTTGCCGCTGCGCTTTGCAGAAGCCATGTGGACGATTATGCTCTACGTGCTTGCAGCCTATCTCCTCGCGTCAGCCTTTCTCGAACTGTATATGCTCGCGAAACTCCGCGACACGAATATAGAACGCCGGCGCTACATGCTCGAAGTGATCATATCGCTTGTCGGTGCAATCGTATTGTTTATCGTGCCTCAGCAGATAGGGCTCGTCCTTGTGCGCATTCTCGGAGTTTTGCTCCTTGCCGTCAGCGCCGGCTATATGCTTTTCGAATGGCACGACCGCCCGATCGTCGTCGATGAAGTCGAAGTCGTGGACGATGTTCAGCCTCCCGTTTCCGATACGCCTCCCGCGGGTAACGCGGAAAATCGCCGTACGGGGGAATAA
- the thyX gene encoding FAD-dependent thymidylate synthase, translating into MAHCVVPEAEAILDKEYPVLDKGFVRLVDYFGGDARIVQAARVSYGEGTKTVSQDGALIDYLLRHEHTSPFEQVVMTFHLKMPIFVARQWVRHRTGRMNEVSGRYSIMKDEFYVPSDENIAPQSKDNKQGRAVEPFSKDEAESIRAALEEGQKASYETYTKLLDASLAREIARIDLPLALYTEFYWQMDLHNLFRFLKLRLDGHAQYEIREYAKVILALCRTVAPLATGSFINHINEGVRFSGEEMEALRKILSGEQNPLEGKKRERFEEKLRTGVQL; encoded by the coding sequence ATGGCTCACTGTGTTGTTCCCGAAGCGGAAGCGATTCTCGATAAAGAATATCCCGTGCTCGACAAGGGTTTTGTCCGCCTTGTCGATTATTTCGGCGGAGACGCGCGGATCGTTCAGGCGGCGCGCGTTTCGTACGGAGAAGGAACGAAGACGGTTTCGCAGGACGGCGCGCTCATCGATTATCTTTTGCGCCACGAACACACTTCTCCCTTCGAACAGGTTGTGATGACTTTTCACCTTAAAATGCCGATCTTCGTCGCGCGTCAATGGGTACGCCACCGCACGGGCAGGATGAACGAAGTGTCCGGCCGTTATTCGATCATGAAAGACGAGTTCTACGTTCCCTCCGATGAAAACATCGCACCGCAGAGTAAGGATAACAAACAGGGTAGGGCGGTCGAACCCTTTTCGAAAGACGAAGCCGAAAGTATCCGAGCGGCGCTCGAAGAGGGACAAAAGGCTTCCTACGAAACGTATACGAAACTCCTCGATGCGTCTCTTGCACGGGAAATCGCTCGCATCGATTTGCCGCTTGCGCTCTATACCGAATTCTATTGGCAAATGGATTTGCACAATCTCTTTCGCTTTTTAAAATTGCGACTCGACGGACACGCGCAGTATGAAATCCGCGAATATGCGAAAGTTATCCTTGCGCTGTGCCGCACGGTCGCACCTCTTGCAACGGGATCCTTTATCAATCACATAAACGAAGGCGTGCGCTTTTCGGGCGAAGAGATGGAAGCGCTGCGAAAAATACTTTCCGGAGAACAAAATCCGCTCGAAGGAAAAAAGCGCGAACGTTTCGAAGAAAAACTGCGGACGGGAGTGCAGCTGTAG